The Synechococcus sp. RS9916 DNA segment AGATCCTTGCGTTGCAGGATGCGGTCTCGCAGGATCCAAGCGTTGCGTGGACCCTTGATCTTCAGGCCCGTCAGTGCCGCAGTGAGGGATCCGGATCCTGGGATGTCGGCTTTGATGCTGGTGCTCTCGAGATGCTGCTCAGCGGTCGCTGGGATGCCACATCTCAGCTGGTGTCGCGGGATGCTGAGTTGAAACAGACAATGGCGGCCTTGCCGTATCTGAACGGGTTCTGAGCCTGCTGGCGGCAGACACTTGCTGCAGTGTCTAAGACGGAGATAGAGGCGTGCGTCTGATGGCCCGTTCCCGACTCTCTTCTTCTGCCCTCGGGCTGCTCGCCCTTTGCATCGGTGCGGCCTCACCGATGGCAAGGGCTGTGCCACTCACGATCGAGATTGATCCGGTTCTGCAGCTGCAGTCCACCGGTCAGTGCCGAGGCTGTGATTTGCGAGGCGCTGATCTGCGCGGGGCCCATCTCATTGGGGTGGATTTACGCGAAGCGGATCTCCGGGATGCTCAGCTTGGGGATGCGAACCTCGAAGGGGCTGACCTCAGTGGCGCTCGCATGGAAGGTGCCGATCTTCAGCGGGCAGTGCTCAGCAATGCAGAACTGGCGGGTACGGATCTACGCCGCGCCGATCTGCGCGATGCGGTGGTGATCAATGCGTATGCGCCTGACGTGCGTACAGAAGGGATGCAGTACGCCGGTTCCGATCTCACCGGTAGCCACCTGATTTACGGCGGCGGGGCGGATTGAGGCATCCGCCATCGCAATCCGCTTGGTGATCAGAACAGCCGTTGATCGAGGGCGTTGTTGGGGTTGGAGGGTGAGTAAGGCACAAATGGCACACCGGTGCCGGTGAAGTTGAAGTCGTTGAGGCGGAAGCGAAAGCCGCCAATGCCTTCGTAAGGGTTGTAGTAGAACCCGAAGTCATACGAGCGTCGTTGCCAGCGCAACTCGATGTTGGAGTTGATCACGTTGCCGTAGTAATCGGAATTCGGGTCGACGTTGATCGCGACACCGGCATTGATCAGGAGAGGTCCTGCAAGTTGTTGGGTGAGTCCCACGCCCACGGTGCCCAGATCGATGGCTTGGTCGAAATCAAAGGGGCTGGAGCCTTGCTTGAGCGTGCCACCACCGGTGAGTGAGAGCTGGGTGTAATCCAGGAAGGGTTTGCTGAAGGTGCCCAGGGTCAACGTGGGCCCCCCGCTGAGGGAGATGCTGTTCTGCTGGGTCCCATTGCCATAGGCCGCGAGCAAGGTGTTCACGTTGCTGTTCAGCGTCAGGCCGGGCACGATGGCCACAGGGGAGTAGCGGTAGGCCGCTTCCGGTGTGAGTGGCGCCGGCTTCCCGCGCCAAAGGGGGAAGCTGCTGTTCACTGAGGCGTAGACATTCGCCCTCCAGAGGTCGGCGAGGTTTTCGCTTTCGAAGGTTTCAGCCTGGTAGTTGCCGACGCCGACGCGCCAGAGATAGTCGTTGGCCAGCTGACCCCACTGCCAGGCGCCTTTCTGTTCGGCGAAGCCGCCGAAGGCTGAATACACAT contains these protein-coding regions:
- a CDS encoding pentapeptide repeat-containing protein — its product is MARSRLSSSALGLLALCIGAASPMARAVPLTIEIDPVLQLQSTGQCRGCDLRGADLRGAHLIGVDLREADLRDAQLGDANLEGADLSGARMEGADLQRAVLSNAELAGTDLRRADLRDAVVINAYAPDVRTEGMQYAGSDLTGSHLIYGGGAD